The Hymenobacter sp. 5317J-9 region CACACCGATTTACAGCTACGCTACGAGTTGCTCAAAAAGGGACGAGCCTTTGAGTCCGTCCGCTTCTTCATCCAGGCCCAGTTGCCCGAGCAGTTGCCGCTGCCCTTTGAGCAACCTTTGGACGAGGCGCGAGAGCAGAAGGCCCGACAACACTTAAGGGATTTGGACATCAAAGACGCGGGGCTTGTCGGTCGGATTCTGAGTAACCAAGACTTAGTGAATGACCTGTTTGGGTTCGTCTACAAGCTGAAAACGGGCAAGATTAAGGCTACAACCAACGCCGGCGGCTTGTTTCTGAAAACGGCCGGGCTGTTGAAGAAATAGCCAACGAACCCCTGCGGTTTCTACATGAAGGCGGCAGGGCCCCAGAGACAAGCACCTGCGCCCAAGGAGCGCCAACGCAGCGGCTTTGTGCTATTTGCGTACTTGCACGAAGCGGTGCTGCCGACGAGTCTAATTGAGGTCGCGCAGGGGCAGGCTTATTCTTTCCTTGCGAACGTTACGAGCCCTTAACGAGCCCGTTGCCATGACCAGGCACAGCATTAAAAACCGTGCCTAGGTGCTTTGCAGGCACTTTTATTCCCCCGCTGCTATAAGAAGGCCAAGAGCGTGTGCGCGGGGTAATGTTCGTCGGGTTGCCAAGAGCAAGCCGGCTGCTGCGCTGGTTAATTTTCATCGAGCAACACACCGTCGAAAAGCCCGCCAATGTCCCGTAGCACGGCCCCAAAAGAGCAAAGCCCCGCTTGATGAGCGAGGCTTTCCTTTAGCTAACACGTCGCTGCTAGGCGTGCATCAGCACAAACTCGGCGGGAATTTGCAGCTTGGTGTACAAGCGCCGGCCCAAATCCATGTTCACGGCACGCTTGCCATTGAGCACTTCGCTCAAGCGACTGTTGGTGATACCCAGCAACTGCGCCAGCTCCTGCTTTTTCAGGCGGTGCTCAAACATGTAGCGCTCAATGCGGAAAACAAGCGAATCCGGCCGCACGGGCGCGTGGCCGTGGCTGTCTTCGTAGGCTTCGAGAGCATTGCCCAGCGCTTCCATTTCCGCCAGGTGAGCGGGGTTATCACTGTTTAGGGCTTCCAAGCGGCTCATACCAACCTGGTATTCTGCATCATTTTGGATAGTCATTTTGTACGGTCTTTTAAAGTTTTACAATTTTCTGCGAATCAGCTCATTGGCTCATAGATTCGCGATATCGGTAATACGGTCATACTCCGCGTGGGTACCGATGAAGCGGATAAAAATCTGGCCGGTGAAGTCCGGCAGCTTTGAGTAGTTAATCTTGACCACCAGGCGGTAGCGGTTGCGAAGCAGGTTAAAGACCCAACGGTTATTTCCAACGTGGGTGGCGCTCGGGTCAAACGCCTTTATCTCAGCAGCATTGGCCCAACTCGCGGCCTTCATATCATCGTAGAGTTCCCAAATAGCTGTTGCAACGTCTAGGTGTTCTATCGCATATTTTCTTAATTCTTGCTTAGTTAATACATTCATAATCTGTTAGTTAATTTATTTTATTTACTCTCTCATAGTTGGCTCTTTAGCGGCTAACACGACAAAGATACGAAAAATTTACCACAATCGAAAATAATTTACCACTAACGAAAATGAGCAGCTTACGCCACTGGCTCAGTTAAGTCAAAGCACAGGGGCTTCACCGGCTGGCTGTAGTAGATAGCGACCCGGTTCACCCGGTCCCGAATGCCGCCAGTCTCATCGAGCACGATGGATGGCGGAAAATCAAAGTGCACGTGCAACCGGGCTGCGTCGATAGGGTCGGTAAAAGCATAATGCAGTTCGCCGCCGGTGTCCGACCGCCACCCGTCCTCGCGCCACCACTGCGCGGGGCGGTTGCCCTGGGCCAGCAGGAATGCAATGACGGGGCGCAGGTGGTCGGTGCGCGGGTCGCAGCCTGGGCCGTGGTCAGCTCCCTGGACAGCAAGTTGAATTCGGGGCATATGGAGCTGGTGAAAGGTACAAAATACGCCTTTGCGGGGGGCGCGGCCCTCCTGCCAGACTGCGGGCGCCGGCTTCCGTGGCACCGGGGCAGTTGGGCTAGGGCAACGGGCTGACCACTGGCTTCGGGTGCCGGTTCCGGCATTCCAGCCAGCTGCGTGCCTCGCGCTCGGCCTGCTGGTAGCGGCCGGCTCGCCGTGGGTCAGCCGCACGAGCGGCGGCCCGCTGGAGCCGTTGCGTCCGAGCGGCCTGGTGGGCGGGGTTCCCGGGGTCGAGTAACTGGGATTCATCTGCCACCCGGCCGCCGCGCTGCACCAGCGCGTCGTGCGTAGCCAGCAGGTAGAGAATACGGTTCCGCTTGTACGGCCAGTGCTCCAGCAGCTCGTCTAGCTCGTTCATCGCGGCCTGGTAGGCCAGCGGGTCGCGTTGCAGCTGCGCGGCCGTGTAGCGGGGCCGGGCGGCAGGCCGGTTGTGCGGCCGGGGCCGGGCGGGCGCAAACGCCAGGGCCTTCGCTTGCGGCGGCGCTAGCGGGGCCTGGCGCGGCCCTCTGCCGGTTGGGGGGCCTTGCTTGCGACGCTGGCTTTCGACCAGGGCGGCTTCGGCCAACGCCAAGTTTCGGGCGTGGCGGGCGGCCTGCTCCGGGTTAGACCGCTGCCCGTAACGGCGCTCATTGAGCATCAGAGCGTGTACGTTCTCCTGGTCCTCGTCCCACACCTCCTGCTCGGCCCAATGCACGGCCCCGCTGTCGAAAAACGCCTGGCGTAGGGCCAGCAGCGCGACGGTGCGCGGCAGGTTTCGGGGCCACTGGTCCACCAACTCGTCCAGCTCGTTCATCGCCGCGAGGAAGGTCGGGTACTTATGTAAACTGAACAGCGTATAGGCCGGCCGGGTGGGGTCGCCCCGGAAGGTTTTGACCGGGTAGAGGTGCGCCTGGAACCGCTGGCGAAACTGTCTTTTTTGGCTTCCTGTCATCCTACAAGATACGACAGAAATGGCGTATTTACCCCTAAAAAAGGCATTTTAGAGCCCCAAAAACCGGGCCTGCTGCGCAGCCCACTCCCTGCGTTTGACCAAGGGTTGGGCATCATGCAGCTGGTAGCCCGGCAGCTGCGCAGTTACGCCAAGCTTTAGGCCAGTTAGCAGCCTGGAGTGAGCAGTAACGGGACGGAACGCTCACCCAGTAGGCCATTGCTTTTGAGCAGCTAAAGCAAGCAAGGAACTGAATAAACGTCCGCGCATCTTCAAGCTCTGGTCAACCAGCACGGCGCGGCCACTGCTACGATAACGCTCACGCGGAATCGCTTTGGAGCCACTGCAAGAGCGAATTCCTGACGGTGGCCGTTTCCCTGGCCTGCCAAAGTCCGGCTAAGAATCAGCCCCTACATCGCCTGTCACAATCTCCCGAATCTGTCCAGCTAAGCTAGCCCACCTCGTTATCCATTGTATCTTTGCCAACACATGCGCCTGCTCGCCCTGTTTTTTGCCTTCTACTTCGCCTGCCTCTCGTGCCTTTCCTGCACGGACGAAGTACCCGTGTGCAAGGACCAGCAGCAAACAACCGTGGCCGCTTCGCATTCCGATTGCGGGGCCGGCGCGTTGGGCGACTGGTGCTCGCCGCTGTGCCAGTGCCACTGCTGCGGCGGGGCCGTGATGCCCGTACCGCTGGGCAATCAGGCAGCCTATACTCCGCCCACTGAGTGGGCTACCAGCCTCCGGCACGGCCGGCTGGTTGTGGCCGCCCCAACGCGGGCGCTTGGGTCTGTGTGGCAGCCGCCCCAGGCCTAACCCTTCCCCTATTTTCCTGCTGACCACCCCTCCGGGTGGCCCGTCGCGGTGCGTGACGGGCGATTTAGCGTTTGGCGCTGAGTCGGTTATGCCCTTTGTGCTCCCGCCGCTTGTGCCGGAGCCACCGGGCCGCAGGGTTTCACGGAAGCGTTAGACCTAACCCCAACCAGCGGATGTTCGACCGGCTGATTCATTTTTCTATACACAACAAGCTCATCATCGGGCTGCTAACCCTGGCCCTGGTGGCGTGGGGCGGCTACTCGCTGAGTCGGCTGCCGATTGACGCGCTGCCCGACATTACCAGTAACCAGGTTGTCGTTTACACGGTGGCTCCCTCGCTGGCCGCCCAGGAGATTGAGCGCCTGGTGTCTTTTCCCGTGGAGCAGGCCATGGCCACCATCCCGGGGCAGGTTGAAGTGCGCTCGTTTTCGCGCTTCGGCCTCTCGGTGGTCACCGTCGTGTTCGAGGACCAGACCGACATTTACTGGGCCCGCACGCAAGTATCGCAGCGACTGCAGGAGGCCGAAAGCCAGATTCCGGCCGGCACGGGCCGCCCCGAGCTGGCCCCGCTCAGCACTGGCCTGGGCGAGGTGTACCAGTACCTGGTGCGCGCCAAGCCGGGCTTTGAGAAGAAATACAACGCCACCGAGCTGCGCACCATTCAGGACTGGATAGTGCGTCGGCAGCTGCTGGGCACCCCGGGGGTGGCCGACGTGAGTTCGTTCGGCGGGCTGCTCAAGCAGTACGAGGTGGCCCTCGACCCGGAGCGGCTGCGCTCGCTGGGCGTCACCGTGAACGAGGTGTACCAGGCCGTGGCCGCCAACAACCAGAACGCCGGCGGGGCCTACCTCGACCAGAACCCCACCGCCGCTTTCATCCGCACCGAGGGCCTGGCCACCTCGCCCGCCGACATCGGCAACATCGTCATCCGCAGCACGCGCACCGGCCTGCCCGTGCTGGTGCGCGACGTGGCCGACGTGCGCTACGGCGCGGCCGTGCGCTACGGGGCCATGACCCTCAACGACCAGGGCGAAGTGACCGGCGGCCTGGTGCTCATGCTCAAGGGGGCCAACGCCGCCGAAGTCATCCAGGACGTGCAGAAGCGCATGGCCACCATTCGCAAAACCCTGCCCGAAGGCGTGAGTGTGGAGCCTTTCCTCGACCGCTCTAACCTGGTGGACCGGGCCATTCACACGGTGAGCAAGAACCTGCTGGAAGGGGCGCTAATTGTGGTGTTTGTGCTGGTGCTGTTTCTGGGCAACTGGCGCGCCGGGCTGGTGGTGGCCTCCGTCATTCCGCTGGCCATGCTGTTTGCCGTGAGCATGATGCGCCTGTTTGGCGTGTCGGGCAACCTGATGAGCCTCGGGGCCATTGACTTCGGGCTGATTGTGGACGGGGCCGTCATCATCGTCGAGGCCATCATTCACCGCCTGCACGGCGGGCATCTGGTGGTGCAGGGCAACCGCCTGAGCACCGAGCAGATGAACGAGGAAACCTACCACGCGGCCAGCAAAATCCGCTCCTCGGCCGCGTTCGGCGAAATCATCATCCTCATCGTGTACCTGCCGCTGCTGGCCCTGGCTGGCATCGAGGGCAAGATGTTCCGGCCCATGGCCGAAACCGTGGCCTTCGCCATTCTCGGGGCATTTATCCTGTCCCTGACCTACGTGCCGATGATGTCGGCGTTGGCCCTGAGCCGGTCGACGGAAAACAAACCGACCATTTCCGACCGGATGATGGCCTTTTACACCCGCCTCTACCACCCGCTGCTTAAAGGGGCCTTGCGGCACCAGGCCGCGGTGCTGCTTACGGCCGTGGGCCTGCTGGTGGGAAGCTTTTTCCTGTTTCGCACCCTGGGGGGCGAGTTCATTCCGACGCTGACCGAAGGCGATTTCGCGGTGGAGATGCGCGTGCTCACCGGCTCTTCGCTGAGCTACACCATCGAGCAGGCACAAAAGGCCGGTGGGATTCTCAAAAAGCAGTTTCCCGAAGTCAAGGAAGTAGTCGCCAAAATCGGGGCCGGCGAGATTCCCACCGACCCCATGCCGGTGGAGGCCGCCGACGTGATGGTGATTCTCAAGGACCAGAAGCAATGGACTTCCGCCCCCAACCGCGAAGAGCTGGCCGATAAGATGGCCGATGCCCTAAGCGTCATGCCCGGCGTCACGTTTGGGTTTCAGCAGCCCATCCAGATGCGCTTCAACGAGCTGATTTCGGGGGCCAAGCAGGACGTGGTGCTCAAGATTTACGGGGAGGACCTGCAGCAGCTGGCCGACTACGCCCAGCAGGCCGGCCGGCTCGTGCGCCAGGTGAAGGGGGCCGAAGACGTGTACGTGGAGCAGGTAACGGGCTTGCCCCAGATTGTGGTGGCGCTGGACCGCAACCGCCTCGCCCAGTTCGGCCTGAACGTGGCCGACGTGAACCGCACCGTGCAAACGGCCTTCGCCGGCGAAACCGCCGGTCAAGTCTTCGAGCAGGAGCGGCGCTTCGATTTGGTCCTGCGCCTGCGCCAGGATTTGCGCAAGGACATCAACAGCGTGCGCCGCCTGTTCATCGCCGCCCCCAACGGCCGGCAGGTTCCCCTGGAGCAAGTGGCCAGCGTGGAGCTGCGCGAAGGACCCAACCAGATTCAGCGCGACGACGCCAAGCGCCGCATCAGCGTGGCCTTCAACGTGCGGGGCCGCGACGTGGAAACGGTGGTCGAAGAGCTGCAGGGCAAGATTGACCGGCAGCTCAAGTTTGCCCCCGGCTACTACACCACCTACGGCGGCCAGTTCGAGAACCTGCGCCAGGCCACCGACCGCCTGAGCGTGGCCGTGCCGGTGGCGCTGGTGCTCATCTTCGTGCTGCTGTTCTTCACCTTCCGCTCCTTCAAGCAGTCGGTGATGATTTTTACGGCCATCCCGCTCTCGGCCATCGGCGGCATCGCGGCGCTGTGGCTGCGGGACATGCCCTTTAGTATTTCGGCCGGGGTGGGCTTCATTGCCCTGTTCGGGGTGGCCGTGCTCAACGGCATCGTGCTCATCGGCTATTTCAACCAGCTCAAGGCCGAAGGGGTGAACGACCTGATGGAGCGCATTCTGCGCGGCACCGAAGTGCGCCTGCGGCCGGTGCTGATGACGGCCACCGTGGCCTCGCTCGGCTTCCTGCCCATGGCCCTGGCCCAGTCCGCCGGGGCCGAAGTGCAGCGCCCGCTGGCCACCGTGGTCATCGGCGGACTGGTGTCGGCTACGCTGCTCACACTGCTGGTGCTGCCCATGCTCTACGCCCTTTCCGAGCGCGTGAAGGCCGGTGGCGCGAATGGGGAGCCGCAACCAGAAGTTACTTCCGCTGCCCCCGCGAAAAGCCTGCCCGTGGCCTCGGGGCTGCTTTTGCTGCTGCTCGGCCTGCCGCTGCTGGGTCGGGCGCAGGGGCCGCTGACTGCCGCGCAGGCCGTGAGCCAGGCCCTGCAAACCAACGGCACGGTGCTGGCCGGCACCCGGGCGCTGGAAGCCCAGCAGGCCATCCGCCGCACGGCCTACGACTTCGGCCGCACCACGCTCACCGGCAGCTACGGGCAGTACAACTCCCTGAACCGCGACAACCAGTTCACCATTACCCAGTCGCTGGCTCTGCCCGGCGTTTACCGCAGTGCCGCCGGGCTGGCCGACGCCCGCATTGCCGGCCAGCGGGCGCAATTGGCGCAGGTGCAGGCCGAGCTGCGCCGACAGGTGCGCCTGAGCTACGAGCAGGCCGTGCACGCCCGCCACCGCCTACGGGTGCTGCGGGGCCAGGACAGCCTCTACTCAGAATTTCTGCGCTCGGCCAACCTGCGCTTCAAGACCGGCGAGGCGGCCCGGCTCGAACCCGCCACGGCCCTGGTGCAGCAGGGCGAAGTCCGCACCCAGCTGCGGGCGGCCCGCACCGACTTCCGGGTGGCCCAGCGCCAGCTGCAGGCGCTGCTGCAAGTGCCGGCCGCCGTGGCCCTGGCCGACAGCGTGCTCCGGCCGCTCGCGCTGCTGGGGGCCGCCCAGCTGGCCGACACCACGGCCCCGGCGCTGGTCGATACGCTGCTGAAGCGCACCAACCCGCAGGCGCGGGTGCTGGCCCAGCAGGTAGCCGAGCGTCGCGCCGAAACCCGGGTAGAGCAGGCGGCCGGGCTGCCCGAGTTCACTGTGGGCTACTTCAACCAGAGCATCATCGGCTACCAGCGCCTTGACGCGGCCGGTACCGAGCGCTACTTCGGCGGGGGCTCCCGCTTCCAGGGCGTGCAGGCCGGGGTGGCCGTGCCCTTGTGGCGGCGGCCCCAAAAAGCGCGGGTGCAGGCCGCCCGCCTGCAGGAGCAGGTGGCCCAGGTCGGCTTCGACCGCTACCGGGCCGAGTTGGCCGGCCAGCTCGATGAGCTGCTGCTGCGGCGCACCGAGCAGCAGCAGCGCCTGGCCTACTTCGAAAGCACGGCCCTGCCGCAGGCCACGGTCATCACCCGCCTGTCGACGATTGCCTACAAGGCCGGCGAAACCGGCTACTCCGAATACCTGCTCAACCTGGAGCGCGCCCGCCGCCTGCGCCTCGACTACCTCGACGCGCTGCTGCAACACAACCAGACCGTTATCGAACTGGAATACCTCCTGGGCAGCCAGTAGCCCGGCCCGCGCCGCGCTACGCCTTCTCCCTTCAACTTCAGAATCATCATGCGATACCTAGCCCTCCCCCTGGTGCTGCTCGGCCTGCTAAGCGGCTGCGGCTCCAAGGAAGCCCCCACGGAAAAAGAAGAAACGGCCGCCGCCACTCCCGGCGGGGAAGCAGCCGAGAAAGACCCCGCCGACCGCGTCACGCTCACCGCTGCCGAGCAGCAGGTGGGCGGCGTGCGCCTGGGCTCCCTCACCGAGCGCCCCATGAGCGGGGGGCTGAAAGTGAACGGCGTGCTCGACGTGCCGCCCGAAAACCTGGTATCGGTCAGCGCCCCGCTGGGCGGCTTTGTGGACCGGACCGACCTGCTGCAAGGCTCGCGGGTGCGCGCCGGCCAGGTGCTGGCCGTCATCCGCAACCCCGACTTCGTGCAGTTGCAGCAGGACTACCAGGAAACCCGCAGCCAGCTCAAGTTTGCGAAAGCTGAATACGAGCGCCAGGGCGAGCTATACCGGCAGGAGGTAGCGCCCCAAAAGAACTTCCAGCGTGCCCAGGCCGAGTACGAGGCCCTGCAAGTGAAAACCAATGCCCAGGCCGCCCGCCTGCGTCTGGCCGGCCTGCCCATTGGCGGGACCATCGTGAGCACGGCCATCCTGCGGGCCCCTAAAGGTGGCTTCGTGAAGGCCGTGAATGTGAGCATCGGCCAGAGCGTGACGCCCACCGACGTGCTGTTTGAAATCGTCAACCCCGAGCACCTACACGTCGAGCTGACCGTGTTTGAAAAGGACATTCCGCAGGTGAAGGAAAAACAGCTGGTGCGCTTTTCCCTGGGCAACGACTCGCTGACCCGGGAGCGCACAGCCCATGTGTACCTCATCAGCAAAACCATCAGCGACGAGCGCACCGTGCGGGTGCACGCCCACCTGGACCGGGAAGACGAGCAGCTGCTGCCGGGCACCTTCGTGCGGGCCGTCATCGAAACCAACCGCGTGACCGTGCCCACCCTGCCGGAAAAAGCGGTGGTGCAGTACGGGGCCCAGTCCTACGTGTTCGTGGCCACCGATTCGGGCCCGGCCGCCGGCCGGGCCACCTACCGCCTCGTGCCCGTGACGCGGGGCGTAAGCGAAGACGGCTACACCGAGTTTCACCTGCCCGCGGCCGAGCAGGGCAAACCGCTGCGCTTTGTCGTAGAGGGGGCTTACGCCTTGCTGGGCAAGCTCAAAAACGCCGAGGAGGAAGAATAACGCCCCAGTCAAAATGGCCAAGAAAAACCCCAGCATCAGCCGAGAAATCGTGGGCATCAAGCTGCCCGCCCGCATGAAAATAGATAGCCTGAAAACGTCTATCAGACGGGCCTTCATCAACACCATCGTCCCGGAAGTCCGGCCTACGGCTGCCCAAGAGGCCGCTTGGCGAGCGCAGTTGGGCATTGCCCCGTTGGCAGTTGATGGACTCGGGTGCGTGTACTGCGGCCGACCCGCCACGCAACTCGACCACTTCCGCAACCTAACTGCGGCGGACGGCCGCCCCTCTGGCTACATCACCGACATCTATAACCTAGTGCCGTGCTGTAGTACCTGCAACAGCTCGAAGGCGGGCAAGCATTGGAAAATCTGGATGACGAGCAATGCCGCCAACGCGCCCAATAAAAGACTTAGCGCAACCGAGCTAGCAGACAGAGTGGCGGTGCTGGACCGGTTTGAGGTGTGGTCGACGCCGCTGGCAACGCGGCTTGATGTGCTGGCTCTGATTGGGGTATCCGAATGGGAGCAATACGAAGCCGACGTTGCTGCTGTGGTCGTGCTGCTGCAAGCCGCCCGCCAACGCAGCGACCGGTTTCACCTTCTCTTACAACAGGCTTACGCCGAGGCGCTGGTGCCGGCCGCGCAGCCAATCCCAACCGCTGTAAGCCCGACCGGGCTTCATTAACTACCAAGTTTTGTCCTTCCCTTTCTCACGTGCCTGATATTATGCCTGAACCTGCTTCTTCTAACACCGATGAGCCGTTGAACACGGCCAAGCAGGTTAACCCTGCCAACGCGGGGGCGGTGAGCCGCGCCCAGCTCACACCCCAGGCCGCCGCCGCACCCCAGGGCCACGACGTGCCCGGCCACGACCACGGCGGCGGGAACGACGGCCACCACCACGGCCCGGACGCCACTAACCCTTACCTCGTGCCGGGCATCAGCTTCGCGCTGCTGCTAGCCGGCATTGCGCTGGACTACTATAAAGTCGGTTTTTTCAGCGGCTACGTGCGCCTGGTTTGGTACGGACTGGCCTTCGTGCTGGTAGGCTGGAAGGTTGTGAAAGCCGCCGTGCTCAGCATTCCCAGCGGCAACATCTTCAACGAGTTTCTACTCATGAGCCTGGCCACGCTCGGGGCCTTTGCCATTGGCGAGTACCCGGAAGGGGTAGCCGTGATGCTGTTCTACACCGTGGGCGAGCTGTTTCAGGACGCGGCCGTGAACCGGGCCAAGCGCAGCATCAAGGCCCTGCTCGAAATTCAGGCCACCGAAGTGACCGTGGTGCGCGGCGGCCAGCCTCTGGTGCTCGACCCCAAAGCGGTGCAGGTAGGCGACGTGATGGAAGTCAAGCCCGGCGAGAAAGTAGCCCTCGATGGCACCCTCAACGGTAAGGCGGCCAGCTTTAACACGGCCGCCCTCACCGGCGAGTCGGCCCCGCAAACCAAGCAGCCGGGCGAAGCGGTGCTGGCCGGCATGATTAACCTGGAATCCCTGATTCAGGTGACGGTGACGACCGCTTTTAAGGACACCAAGCTCTCGAAAATCCTGGCCATGGTGCAGGACGCGGTGGGCCGCAAAGCCAAAACGCAGCAGTTCATCACCAAGTTTGCCAAAATCTATACCCCCATCGTGGTAGGGCTGGCCGTGCTGCTGATTGTGGTGCCCTACTTTCTGGTGAGCGACTACGTGTTCCGCGACTGGCTCTACCGGGCGCTGGTGTTTCTGGTCATTTCCTGCCCCTGCGCGCTGGTCATCAGCATTCCGCTGGGCTACTTCGGCGGCATCGGTGCGGCCTCGAAAGCGGGCATCCTGTTTAAGGGCTCCAACTTCCTGGACGTGCTGCGCGAAATTGATACCGTGGTAATGGACAAGACCGGCACGCTCACGCAGGGGGTGTTTGCCGTGCAGCAGGTGCAGCCGGCGGCCGGCACTACCCCCGAGCAGCTGCTGCGCCTAGTGGGGGCGCTGGAAACCAAATCGACGCACCCCATTGCCAAGGCGGTGGTGGCCCACGTCGGGGCGGCCGCGGCGGGCGTGCCCGTCGATAATGTGGAGGAAATTGCCGGCCACGGCCTGCGCGGCAAGGTGGACGGCCGCGACGTACTGGCGGGCAACACCAAGCTGCTGACTAAGTTCAGCGTGGCCTACCCGCCCGAAGTCGACCAAGTGGTGGACAGCATTGTGGTAGCGGCCGTGGACGGAAAATATGCCGGCTACCTCACGGTGGCTGACGCCCCGAAAGAGGACGCGGCCCGCGCCGTGCAGGAGCTGAAAGCCGACGGCATCAGCAAGCTGGTCATGCTCTCCGGCGACAAGGACAGCATCGTGCAGCGCGTAGCCAAAGAGTTAGGAATCACCGAAGCCCACGGCGGGCTGCTGCCCGAAGACAAGGCCAAATACGTGCAACAGTATCTCACCGAGGGCCGCAAGCTGACCTTCGTGGGCGACGGGGTGAACGATGCTCCGGTAGTGGCCCTGGCCGACGTGGGCATTGCCATGGGCGGGCTGGGCTCCGATGCCACCATCGATACGGCCGACGTAGTGATTCAAACCGACCACCCGAGCAAGATTGCCACGGCCCGCCGCATTGCCCGCGCCACCCATCGCGTGGTGTGGCAGAATATCTGGCTGGCCTTTTTTGTGAAAGGCATCGTGCTGGCGCTGGGGGCCGGCGGCGTGGCCACCATGTGGGAAGCGGTGTTTGCCGACGTGGGCGTGGCCCTGCTGGCCATTCTCAACGCCGTGCGGATTCAACGCATGAAATTTTAAGCTTAATTCCATACCGACCATGATTCACGGCGATAAAAAAGACAGTGACGTATTGCGGCACTACTGTCAGGTACTGACTGATAGTATTCAGACTGCTGGCCAATCATTCACCGAAGCGAACCAGATTCAACACACCTATCTGGATTTGCTTCGGCGGATGCGGTGCAGTTTACTGGGAGTCGTTGTCCATCTGGAGCATTGGCCCGAAATAATCGAGTTGAAGCTACCTATCTCATTGGCATTTCGCACGGCATTGACGGATGCCCTGACGGGTCTGTACCTGGCAACGTTCAACGACGATGCGCAGGCATTCCAGCATGAGCTAATGGTGCTTGACATTGAATATTTTAAGTATGTCAAAACCATTTTTGAAAACACGGCGCTGGAAATGCCTGGTGCCAGTGAAGCAGAGGTAGCCCAGGAAGAACTGACCCGCTGGACGGCGCTATATCAAAAAGCAGAGCACCTGCTACGGGTTCCTGGCGCTCCCCAGCTTAAAAGTCCGGAAATGCTGCGCGAGCCCCGGCATCACTACTTGTTTCAGGTACCGAATGGGCACACGCGCCCACTGTCTGAAAAAGATATGTTCAATCAAATCAAGGCGCACCCGGCAACGCAACATCTAGCCCGGTTGTACATCGTGCAGCGCCACTTATCGCAACAGCACCACTATGCCCCCGCTAACCGCGATTTTATCCAACTGCCGCCCGCCATCGACTGCCGGTACTGGTTCGAGGCCTTGGTTTACATTATTGAAATAAGCGGTATGCTCATGGCCTTATTAGATGTATCTCAGCCAACACGTCAAGAATTGGGTGAACACCAAGCAGCTTTGTTGGATTGGTTAGCTGACCGTGCCGAATGATACCGGTGGCAACTCCTTCCTGGCCCACCCTGTTAGGCTTTTCGCTGCTGCCGGCCGTGGTCATGATTGCCGGCGCGGCCCTGGCCGTGTGGCGGGCTCCCGGCCCGAAGCTGCGCAGCGCCATTCTGCACTTCGCGGCGGGCGTCATCTTCTCGGTCGTGGCCGTCGAGCTGCTGCCCGACATTGTGCAGCACCATGCGCCCTACGAAGTGGCGCTGGGCTTCGGGCTGGGTGTGGCCACCATGCTGGGACTGCGTTACTTCACCCAGCGCCTCGAAAAGAAAGAAGAGCCCGGGGAAGCTGGCAATGTGCAGGCCGGAAGCGCCGGCGTAACCGCCTCACCCACCGCGGCCTCCCTGCCCTGGGGCCTGCTGGTGGCCA contains the following coding sequences:
- a CDS encoding HNH endonuclease — protein: MAKKNPSISREIVGIKLPARMKIDSLKTSIRRAFINTIVPEVRPTAAQEAAWRAQLGIAPLAVDGLGCVYCGRPATQLDHFRNLTAADGRPSGYITDIYNLVPCCSTCNSSKAGKHWKIWMTSNAANAPNKRLSATELADRVAVLDRFEVWSTPLATRLDVLALIGVSEWEQYEADVAAVVVLLQAARQRSDRFHLLLQQAYAEALVPAAQPIPTAVSPTGLH
- a CDS encoding heavy metal translocating P-type ATPase produces the protein MPEPASSNTDEPLNTAKQVNPANAGAVSRAQLTPQAAAAPQGHDVPGHDHGGGNDGHHHGPDATNPYLVPGISFALLLAGIALDYYKVGFFSGYVRLVWYGLAFVLVGWKVVKAAVLSIPSGNIFNEFLLMSLATLGAFAIGEYPEGVAVMLFYTVGELFQDAAVNRAKRSIKALLEIQATEVTVVRGGQPLVLDPKAVQVGDVMEVKPGEKVALDGTLNGKAASFNTAALTGESAPQTKQPGEAVLAGMINLESLIQVTVTTAFKDTKLSKILAMVQDAVGRKAKTQQFITKFAKIYTPIVVGLAVLLIVVPYFLVSDYVFRDWLYRALVFLVISCPCALVISIPLGYFGGIGAASKAGILFKGSNFLDVLREIDTVVMDKTGTLTQGVFAVQQVQPAAGTTPEQLLRLVGALETKSTHPIAKAVVAHVGAAAAGVPVDNVEEIAGHGLRGKVDGRDVLAGNTKLLTKFSVAYPPEVDQVVDSIVVAAVDGKYAGYLTVADAPKEDAARAVQELKADGISKLVMLSGDKDSIVQRVAKELGITEAHGGLLPEDKAKYVQQYLTEGRKLTFVGDGVNDAPVVALADVGIAMGGLGSDATIDTADVVIQTDHPSKIATARRIARATHRVVWQNIWLAFFVKGIVLALGAGGVATMWEAVFADVGVALLAILNAVRIQRMKF